One part of the Bdellovibrio bacteriovorus genome encodes these proteins:
- a CDS encoding MFS transporter has translation MGKGLSRTQVFFMTLTCILVVGNMYYNQPLLGILAREFGVTESKVSLVPAFTLIGYALGILFLVPMGDMIERRKLIQGSMTMAGLLAIALPFSPTLGVFCAISCVMGFFNVSQSVLIPFAANLAKPEERGKVVGIVLSGILIGSLMARTLAGFIAQYFGWKTVFIFAGSVSLILSIVSQFVLPMSEPNFKGTYKQLLLSTAKLFRELPTMREAALMGAILFGTFSAFWTTLTFLLEAAPFNYDPKTIGLFGALGMIGALAAPLAGRYADKKGAAATIRMGLYCSMGAFALLALSSTFVAGIILGVLVLDLGIQVAHISNQSRVFSHPPEYHSRLNTIYIFAYFTGGSLGSYVGSTLWSWGQWPAVSLGGLGFCLIATLIFRRGQKIRAAAAKIA, from the coding sequence ATGGGAAAAGGCCTCTCTCGCACACAAGTTTTCTTCATGACCCTGACCTGCATTCTGGTGGTGGGCAATATGTACTACAACCAACCGCTGCTGGGGATTCTCGCGCGTGAATTTGGTGTGACAGAAAGCAAAGTATCTTTGGTTCCGGCCTTCACCCTGATCGGTTATGCCTTGGGTATTTTGTTCCTGGTCCCGATGGGCGACATGATTGAACGCCGTAAACTGATCCAAGGCTCCATGACCATGGCGGGCCTGCTGGCCATCGCACTTCCATTCAGTCCAACCCTGGGTGTGTTCTGTGCGATCAGTTGTGTGATGGGCTTCTTCAACGTGTCCCAGTCTGTGTTGATTCCCTTTGCGGCAAACCTGGCCAAACCTGAAGAGCGCGGCAAAGTCGTCGGCATCGTTCTGTCCGGAATTCTGATTGGCTCTTTGATGGCAAGAACCCTTGCAGGTTTCATTGCGCAGTACTTCGGCTGGAAGACGGTGTTCATTTTTGCCGGTTCGGTCAGCTTGATTCTTTCCATCGTATCGCAGTTCGTGCTGCCGATGTCCGAACCTAACTTCAAGGGCACCTACAAACAGCTTCTGCTTTCCACCGCCAAACTTTTCCGTGAACTTCCCACCATGCGCGAAGCGGCTTTGATGGGCGCGATCTTGTTTGGAACGTTCTCGGCTTTCTGGACGACGCTGACCTTCCTGCTGGAGGCCGCTCCGTTCAACTATGATCCAAAAACCATCGGCCTGTTTGGCGCCCTGGGCATGATCGGTGCTTTGGCGGCTCCTTTGGCTGGGCGTTATGCCGACAAAAAAGGCGCTGCGGCGACCATCCGTATGGGTCTTTACTGCTCCATGGGGGCCTTTGCCCTGCTTGCACTTTCCTCCACCTTCGTAGCAGGAATCATCCTGGGTGTTTTGGTGCTGGATCTGGGCATTCAGGTGGCCCATATCTCCAATCAGTCCCGCGTGTTTAGCCATCCACCCGAGTACCACTCCCGCCTGAACACGATTTACATCTTTGCCTACTTTACCGGAGGAAGTCTCGGGTCTTACGTGGGCTCAACGCTATGGAGCTGGGGCCAATGGCCTGCTGTCAGCCTGGGTGGGCTCGGCTTTTGCCTGATCGCGACCCTCATTTTCCGCCGGGGGCAGAAAATCCGAGCGGCCGCCGCCAAAATAGCCTAA